Proteins found in one Paenibacillus sp. FSL R10-2782 genomic segment:
- a CDS encoding MFS transporter, whose translation MHKRSFTYLLGTQTMSNAADILYIMALVSLVFHETDSIFSSVLVPLLRMAAQMISGFLAPLILARFQLPFILFVSQFGQLAFFALLLGHLWSAGTNPVWVLVFTLVAAMSFLDGWTTPARNALIPRLASGEGLMRANSLVSVSDQTVQLAGWGLSGVLVAMIGSEKTLLVACGLYLVALIFTSLIRDPLEGKAHYLLQPGTRVQSGDVLASTSPAQLEDTLYGPESESPVLPPKRKKEILREGWSLIGASRRLKALIFMDMIDLLGGSVWVGAFTLAFAQQVLHKSEAWWGYINAAYFAGAIGGGIIVLASVKYLQRRLLPAMLAGMACYGLLTAWYALNTLPPLTLLIVLLMGLPAEMSVVSRRTMMQMSVSVHDLPKVLSAQATLTSMTFCISLLLMGWIADHLGIVNLYLFSALLTLIAVIYGILSRRALSMSLTAPVASSSE comes from the coding sequence ATGCATAAGCGTTCCTTTACTTATCTGCTCGGCACGCAGACGATGTCGAATGCGGCAGATATTCTTTATATCATGGCACTGGTTTCTCTGGTGTTTCATGAAACGGATTCGATTTTTTCCTCTGTTCTCGTTCCGTTGTTGCGAATGGCCGCACAGATGATTAGCGGCTTTTTAGCACCGCTGATATTGGCCCGGTTCCAGCTTCCATTTATTCTGTTCGTTTCCCAATTTGGCCAACTGGCTTTCTTCGCTCTCCTGTTGGGGCATTTGTGGTCAGCGGGCACAAACCCGGTATGGGTGCTTGTGTTTACACTGGTAGCAGCGATGTCCTTTCTGGACGGTTGGACCACACCTGCACGTAATGCGCTGATTCCGCGCCTTGCGTCCGGGGAAGGGCTGATGCGGGCAAACAGTCTCGTATCGGTCAGCGATCAGACCGTGCAATTGGCTGGATGGGGGCTTAGCGGTGTACTGGTAGCCATGATAGGCTCGGAAAAAACACTGCTGGTGGCTTGTGGGCTATATTTGGTGGCCCTGATCTTTACCAGCTTGATCCGTGATCCGCTAGAGGGTAAAGCCCATTATTTACTGCAACCCGGAACTCGGGTGCAAAGCGGAGACGTACTGGCTTCAACATCCCCCGCACAGTTGGAAGATACACTGTATGGCCCGGAGTCGGAGAGTCCGGTGTTACCTCCCAAGCGCAAAAAGGAAATATTGCGTGAAGGCTGGAGCCTCATCGGAGCCAGCCGAAGGCTCAAGGCTCTTATTTTTATGGATATGATCGACCTGCTGGGTGGTTCGGTTTGGGTAGGAGCATTCACGCTTGCCTTCGCTCAGCAGGTGTTGCACAAAAGCGAGGCATGGTGGGGATACATTAATGCGGCGTATTTTGCAGGCGCGATTGGCGGCGGGATCATTGTTCTCGCTAGTGTCAAGTATTTGCAGCGCAGACTGCTGCCCGCGATGCTGGCAGGGATGGCTTGCTATGGACTGTTAACGGCTTGGTATGCGCTTAACACATTACCGCCGCTGACGCTGCTGATCGTGCTGTTGATGGGATTGCCTGCGGAAATGTCCGTCGTATCCCGCCGCACGATGATGCAAATGAGCGTATCTGTACACGATTTACCCAAGGTGCTGTCCGCACAGGCTACACTAACGAGCATGACGTTCTGCATATCACTATTGCTAATGGGCTGGATTGCAGATCATCTGGGCATCGTTAATTTGTATTTGTTTTCTGCACTGCTGACGTTGATTGCTGTGATTTATGGCATTTTAAGCCGTCGTGCCTTGTCTATGTCTTTGACAGCTCCGGTAGCTTCTTCTTCCGAATAA
- a CDS encoding amino acid permease → MQHKATPAATLRKSLKARHMTMIALGGSIGTGLFLASGGAVAEAGPGGALLAYAAVGLMVYFLMTSLGELATFMPESGSFNTYAGRFVDPAFGFAMGWNFWYNWAVTIAAELAAATVLIKYWFPESHSAWWSLLFLAVIFALNALTVKGYGESEYWFAMIKIVTVVIFLTVGVLMIFGIMGGPAIGFANFTVGDAPFHGGFFAVLGVFMAAGFSFQGTELIGVAAGESENPRENVPRAIRQIFWRILFFYILAILVIGLIIPYTNPNLLRGDISDIGVSPFTLVFEKAGLAIAASVMNAVILTSVLSAGNSGMYAATRVLYALAREGKAPRFLGRINRRGIPMNALLITTAVGMLAFLASLYGDGVVYNWLLNASGMCGFITWVGIAVSHYRFRRAFTAQGRSLSELPYKARWFPFGPLFAFALCIIVIIGQGADAFTGQAIDWKTMIATYMSVPLFLLLWLGYKWIKRTKIVPLNECDLDPDASSGK, encoded by the coding sequence GTGCAACACAAAGCAACACCTGCCGCAACCTTGCGGAAAAGTCTCAAAGCCCGGCATATGACGATGATCGCCCTCGGGGGCTCCATCGGAACAGGCCTGTTCCTCGCCAGTGGAGGCGCGGTTGCAGAAGCCGGACCCGGAGGGGCCTTGCTGGCTTATGCAGCGGTCGGCCTCATGGTTTACTTCCTGATGACCAGCCTCGGTGAGTTGGCTACGTTTATGCCTGAATCCGGCTCTTTTAATACCTATGCTGGCCGCTTCGTCGATCCGGCCTTTGGTTTCGCCATGGGCTGGAACTTCTGGTACAACTGGGCCGTGACAATTGCCGCCGAGTTGGCAGCAGCGACCGTGCTGATCAAATACTGGTTTCCCGAAAGTCACTCCGCCTGGTGGAGTTTGTTATTTCTAGCCGTGATCTTCGCGCTGAACGCGCTGACGGTCAAAGGCTACGGTGAATCCGAATACTGGTTCGCCATGATTAAAATTGTGACCGTGGTTATCTTCCTGACCGTGGGTGTGCTGATGATCTTCGGCATTATGGGAGGTCCAGCGATTGGCTTCGCTAACTTTACTGTGGGCGATGCCCCGTTCCACGGCGGATTTTTCGCTGTATTGGGTGTGTTCATGGCCGCAGGCTTTTCCTTCCAGGGAACCGAACTGATCGGGGTAGCCGCCGGAGAGAGTGAAAATCCGCGTGAAAATGTGCCGCGCGCCATCCGTCAAATCTTTTGGCGTATCCTGTTCTTTTATATTCTGGCGATTCTCGTCATTGGCTTGATTATTCCGTACACCAATCCGAATTTGCTGCGGGGAGATATCAGTGACATCGGGGTCAGCCCGTTCACACTGGTATTTGAAAAAGCGGGGCTTGCCATTGCCGCCTCCGTCATGAACGCCGTTATTTTAACTTCTGTATTGTCGGCAGGTAATTCCGGAATGTACGCGGCAACACGTGTACTGTACGCTTTGGCACGGGAAGGCAAAGCCCCCCGTTTCCTCGGACGTATCAATCGGCGCGGCATTCCCATGAATGCACTACTGATCACGACCGCTGTCGGTATGCTGGCCTTCCTCGCCTCCCTGTATGGGGACGGTGTGGTCTACAACTGGCTGCTAAACGCTTCCGGGATGTGCGGATTTATTACATGGGTTGGTATTGCTGTCAGCCATTATCGTTTCCGCCGTGCCTTTACAGCACAGGGTCGCAGTCTGAGTGAGCTTCCGTACAAAGCCCGCTGGTTCCCGTTTGGTCCCTTGTTTGCCTTCGCACTGTGTATCATCGTGATTATCGGGCAAGGTGCCGATGCCTTTACCGGGCAAGCCATTGACTGGAAAACGATGATCGCTACGTATATGAGTGTGCCGCTGTTCCTTCTTCTGTGGCTCGGCTACAAATGGATCAAGCGTACCAAAATCGTTCCACTCAACGAGTGTGATTTGGACCCGGATGCGTCTTCCGGTAAATAA
- a CDS encoding virulence factor, with protein sequence MKITSIEPTPSPNTMMLHLDERLEAGIRRTYTRDNERSAPPFIRRMLGIEGVKSVFHTTDFVALDRKGNADWSTILGQVRDQLGEEGADANWELPEETSGEAFGEAQVFVQFFRGIPMQIRVKAGQQEERISLSDRFVQAVTRVASATLIKERKLSDYGVRYGELPDIAREVEQELEAAFPQERLEQIIQQAIAHGADNSEFVEERREWSDAELEQALQHEDWRTRYAALDRLEPTPEHLPLIRQALHDDKMQLRRLGVVYLGDLRTPEAMELLFEALRDPSAAVRRTAGDTLSDIGDPAATGAMIGALSDNSKLVRWRAARFLYEVGTEDARDALEKAVDDPEFEVSLQAKMALERIESGEQAAGTVWQQMAKRNS encoded by the coding sequence ATGAAAATAACATCTATCGAGCCAACTCCCAGTCCGAACACCATGATGCTGCATCTGGATGAACGGCTGGAAGCGGGCATTCGCAGAACATATACACGGGATAATGAACGCTCCGCTCCCCCCTTTATCCGGCGTATGCTGGGCATTGAAGGAGTCAAAAGCGTGTTTCATACGACGGATTTTGTAGCCCTTGACCGCAAAGGGAACGCAGATTGGTCCACCATTCTGGGTCAGGTTCGGGACCAGCTAGGCGAGGAAGGCGCAGACGCCAATTGGGAATTGCCGGAGGAAACCTCCGGGGAAGCGTTTGGTGAGGCACAGGTGTTTGTGCAATTTTTCCGGGGCATTCCGATGCAAATCCGGGTCAAGGCGGGCCAGCAGGAGGAACGGATTTCCTTGTCCGACCGTTTCGTGCAGGCCGTAACCCGGGTAGCCAGCGCGACGCTGATCAAGGAGCGCAAGCTGAGCGATTACGGCGTCCGCTATGGAGAGCTACCGGATATCGCGCGCGAGGTGGAGCAGGAGCTGGAGGCAGCCTTTCCGCAGGAGCGGCTGGAGCAGATTATCCAGCAGGCGATTGCCCACGGCGCGGACAACAGCGAATTCGTGGAGGAACGCCGCGAATGGAGTGATGCCGAGCTGGAGCAGGCCCTACAGCACGAGGATTGGCGTACCCGCTACGCCGCGCTGGATCGGCTGGAGCCGACGCCCGAGCATTTGCCACTCATCCGCCAAGCGCTGCATGACGACAAAATGCAGCTACGGCGGCTGGGGGTCGTCTATTTGGGCGATCTGCGCACACCGGAGGCGATGGAGCTGCTGTTTGAGGCGCTGCGTGATCCTTCAGCGGCCGTACGCCGTACGGCGGGCGATACGCTGTCGGATATCGGCGACCCGGCGGCTACCGGAGCTATGATCGGAGCCTTGTCGGATAACAGCAAGCTGGTTCGCTGGCGGGCTGCCCGTTTTTTGTACGAGGTCGGCACCGAGGACGCGCGTGACGCGCTGGAGAAGGCTGTAGATGACCCCGAATTCGAGGTCAGTCTACAGGCCAAAATGGCGCTGGAGCGCATTGAGTCAGGCGAGCAAGCCGCAGGTACGGTTTGGCAGCAGATGGCCAAACGCAACTCTTGA
- a CDS encoding FeoA family protein: MPECISLLRTPPGQPVRLQSLASLHPSLRRRLTDMGIDEGSIIRLKKISLLGGPIVIECNGQLVGLRQNQVKQLEVAPSWT, from the coding sequence ATGCCAGAATGTATCTCGCTCCTTCGTACTCCACCGGGTCAACCCGTGCGGCTGCAATCCCTTGCCTCTCTTCACCCCTCATTGCGCCGACGCTTAACGGACATGGGGATTGACGAAGGTTCCATTATACGGTTAAAAAAAATCAGTCTGTTGGGCGGCCCTATTGTCATTGAATGCAACGGTCAACTGGTCGGCCTCCGTCAAAATCAGGTAAAACAACTGGAGGTCGCTCCTTCATGGACATGA
- a CDS encoding transglutaminase domain-containing protein: MNRKIGVRLIKCLAAGAVLAVLLPHAVEWGNNVYAASVKPAPSVSSQQLQNKLLQAMATRSETLTFTYQGRVNGLKQQLQTAIKQAMESDPYVNYTIKSYAFSYTGTTTSAEVTIRLSYRETKEQTAYVDNTVKAVLGDIITKGMTDHEKVKAIHDWIVVRLKYDETQQKYTAYDGLKTGSTVCQGYSLLAYKMLERSGITNQIVEGRAGGQLHAWNLVLLDGHWYHMDTTWDDPTPDRGNEVSTSYYLLTDAEMRRDHSWVKQYPQANTSYRQTLSGLVAAGGPKAAVYQKLYNNLEYTLQDGKGLVKSSAEIKEQVRKEINKGGATLTFGYQGTERSLKEDLQSLYQLGLKTISYQITDLGSTGNLRVTLKWT, from the coding sequence ATGAACAGAAAAATCGGGGTTAGGCTTATAAAATGCCTGGCGGCAGGTGCAGTGCTGGCTGTGTTGCTGCCACATGCTGTGGAGTGGGGGAACAATGTATATGCTGCGTCGGTCAAGCCAGCTCCATCCGTTTCGTCACAGCAGCTTCAAAATAAGCTCTTACAGGCAATGGCTACGCGGAGTGAAACGCTGACCTTTACATATCAAGGGCGGGTGAACGGTCTCAAGCAGCAGCTACAGACAGCCATCAAGCAGGCGATGGAGAGTGATCCGTATGTGAATTATACGATCAAAAGCTACGCATTCAGCTATACAGGCACAACCACGTCTGCCGAGGTTACGATTCGTCTGAGTTACCGGGAGACGAAGGAGCAGACCGCATATGTGGATAACACGGTTAAAGCTGTGCTGGGGGACATCATTACGAAGGGGATGACGGATCATGAGAAGGTGAAGGCCATTCATGACTGGATCGTGGTTCGTTTGAAATATGATGAAACCCAGCAAAAGTACACGGCATACGATGGCCTGAAAACCGGGAGCACGGTGTGTCAGGGCTATTCCTTGCTGGCCTACAAAATGCTAGAACGCTCCGGGATTACCAACCAGATTGTAGAGGGAAGAGCAGGGGGCCAGTTGCATGCATGGAATCTTGTTTTACTGGATGGACATTGGTACCACATGGATACGACATGGGATGATCCGACCCCGGATCGTGGCAACGAGGTAAGCACTTCGTATTATCTGCTGACTGATGCCGAAATGCGCCGGGATCACTCCTGGGTTAAACAGTATCCTCAGGCGAACACATCGTATCGGCAGACATTGTCGGGATTGGTCGCTGCGGGCGGACCCAAGGCTGCTGTGTACCAAAAGCTGTACAATAACCTGGAATATACGCTGCAAGATGGCAAGGGTCTGGTTAAATCATCCGCCGAAATCAAGGAGCAGGTTCGCAAAGAGATCAATAAGGGAGGGGCCACGCTTACCTTTGGCTATCAAGGGACAGAGCGAAGTCTCAAAGAAGATTTACAATCGTTGTATCAGCTCGGGTTAAAAACCATCTCCTATCAGATCACGGATTTAGGCAGCACCGGAAATCTCCGTGTAACTCTGAAATGGACCTGA
- a CDS encoding cytochrome ubiquinol oxidase subunit I, whose protein sequence is MSSLDPVLLSRMLTGITLFVHIVFASIGVGVPLMIALAEWRGLRTGDPHYTLLARRWARGFVITVAVGVVTGTSIGLQLSLLWPTFMRVAGQAIALPLFLETFAFFIEAIFLGIYLYTWDRFKSKYFHLMLLIPVAIASSASAVFITTVNSFMNQPQGFTLKNGVMTDIHPIQAMLNPATPTKVSHVLASSYTLSAGLLMGLAAYSMLRGRNHPYFKKALKLTATCTIVFAISTVMIGDASGKFLAKYQPEKLAAAEWHFDTMTHAPFVYGGYMDKNGDIKYALKVPYALSVLAGNLPSTEVKGLNDYPVDQRPPLSIHYMFDLKITTGVLILVIPLLYLIRKRLPGRKPYPKWLLLALILVGPMAMVAIELGWMFAEVGRQPWILRGYMKVSEAATTSTSVGWMLVMFIILYLVLCFSAIKVLSKLFRNKDAVEELKQLGLEGVEGK, encoded by the coding sequence TTGTCTTCACTGGACCCCGTATTACTAAGCCGGATGTTGACCGGAATTACCCTGTTTGTTCATATTGTATTTGCATCCATTGGCGTTGGCGTACCTTTGATGATTGCGCTCGCGGAATGGCGCGGGCTGCGAACTGGTGATCCGCACTATACGCTGTTGGCCCGACGGTGGGCGCGGGGGTTTGTCATCACCGTTGCCGTAGGTGTCGTCACAGGTACTTCCATTGGATTGCAACTCAGCTTGCTTTGGCCTACCTTTATGAGGGTGGCTGGACAAGCGATTGCGCTGCCCCTGTTTTTGGAGACGTTTGCTTTTTTCATTGAAGCCATTTTTCTGGGTATCTACTTGTACACCTGGGATCGGTTTAAAAGCAAATATTTTCACCTGATGCTGCTTATTCCGGTAGCGATTGCCTCATCTGCATCAGCGGTTTTTATTACAACTGTGAACTCGTTCATGAACCAGCCTCAAGGCTTTACACTTAAAAATGGAGTCATGACAGATATTCATCCCATCCAGGCCATGCTGAATCCGGCCACGCCGACCAAAGTTTCTCATGTGCTGGCTTCCTCGTATACGTTGAGTGCTGGGCTGCTGATGGGATTAGCTGCCTATAGTATGCTGCGGGGGCGCAACCACCCGTATTTCAAAAAAGCGCTGAAGCTGACCGCCACCTGCACCATTGTATTTGCCATCAGCACCGTGATGATCGGAGACGCTTCCGGTAAATTTCTGGCCAAATATCAGCCGGAAAAGCTGGCTGCTGCCGAATGGCATTTTGATACAATGACGCACGCTCCTTTCGTATATGGCGGTTATATGGACAAGAACGGAGACATCAAGTACGCCTTGAAAGTGCCTTATGCGCTTAGTGTTTTGGCCGGGAATCTGCCCAGTACAGAAGTTAAGGGTTTGAATGATTATCCTGTGGATCAGCGACCGCCGTTGTCTATCCACTATATGTTCGATCTCAAAATCACCACCGGGGTGCTGATTCTCGTCATTCCACTGTTGTATCTGATTCGCAAGCGTCTGCCAGGTCGTAAACCATACCCCAAATGGCTGCTGCTGGCGCTCATTCTGGTGGGGCCGATGGCTATGGTAGCCATTGAGCTGGGCTGGATGTTCGCGGAGGTTGGCAGGCAGCCGTGGATTTTGCGCGGCTATATGAAGGTGTCCGAAGCAGCGACCACCTCCACCAGTGTGGGATGGATGCTCGTGATGTTTATCATTTTGTATCTCGTGTTGTGCTTCTCAGCCATTAAGGTTCTCAGCAAGCTGTTCCGAAATAAAGATGCAGTGGAAGAACTAAAGCAGCTGGGTCTGGAAGGGGTTGAAGGGAAGTGA